One segment of Prionailurus bengalensis isolate Pbe53 chromosome X, Fcat_Pben_1.1_paternal_pri, whole genome shotgun sequence DNA contains the following:
- the SLC25A6 gene encoding ADP/ATP translocase 3, protein MTEQAISFAKDFLAGGIAAAISKTAVAPIERVKLLLQVQHASKQIAADKQYKGIVDCIVRIPKEQGVLSFWRGNLANVIRYFPTQALNFAFKDKYKQIFLGGVDKHTQFWRYFAGNLASGGAAGATSLCFVYPLDFARTRLAADVGKSGTEREFKGLGDCLVKITKSDGIRGLYQGFNVSVQGIIIYRAAYFGVYDTAKGMLPDPKNTHIVVSWMIAQTVTAVAGVVSYPFDTVRRRMMMQSGRKGADIMYKGTLDCWRKIFKDEGGKAFFKGAWSNVLRGMGGAFVLVLYDELKKVL, encoded by the exons ATGACGGAACAGGCCATCTCTTTCGCCAAGGACTTCCTGGCCGGAGGCATCGCCGCCGCCATCTCCAAGACGGCGGTGGCCCCGATCGAGCGGGTTAAGCTGCtgctgcag GTGCAGCACGCCAGCAAGCAGATCGCCGCCGACAAGCAGTACAAGGGCATCGTGGACTGCATCGTGCGCATCCCCAAGGAGCAGGGCGTCCTGTCCTTCTGGAGGGGCAACCTGGCCAACGTCATCCGCTACTTCCCCACGCAAGCGCTCAACTTCGCCTTCAAGGATAAGTACAAGCAGATCTTCCTGGGGGGCGTGGACAAGCACACGCAGTTCTGGAGGTACTTCGCCGGCAACCTGGCGTCGGGCGGGGCGGCCGGAGCCACGTCGCTGTGCTTCGTGTACCCGCTGGATTTCGCCAGGACCCGTCTGGCCGCCGACGTGGGCAAGTCGGGCACCGAGCGGGAGTTCAAGGGCCTGGGAGACTGCCTGGTCAAGATCACCAAGTCTGACGGCATCCGGGGCCTGTACCAGGGCTTCAACGTGTCGGTGCAGGGCATCATCATCTACCGGGCAGCCTACTTCGGCGTGTACGACACGGCCAAGG GCATGCTCCCGGACCCCAAGAACACGCACATCGTGGTGAGCTGGATGATCGCGCAGACGGTGACGGCCGTGGCGGGCGTGGTCTCCTACCCCTTCGACACCGTGCGGAGGCGCATGATGATGCAGTCGGGGCGCAAAGGAG CCGACATCATGTACAAGGGGACCCTCGACTGCTGGCGGAAGATCTTCAAAGACGAGGGGGGCAAAGCCTTCTTCAAGGGTGCGTGGTCCAACGTCCTGCGGGGCATGGGGGGCGCCTTTGTGCTCGTGCTGTACGACGAGCTGAAGAAAGTCCTCTAG